The following coding sequences are from one Panicum hallii strain FIL2 chromosome 5, PHallii_v3.1, whole genome shotgun sequence window:
- the LOC112895454 gene encoding uncharacterized protein LOC112895454 yields the protein MGPWGVDRSGRRGREGRKDDGAISCEGNGGDREERSPRRENGVSRRPPPENLMHDVIKGRNNHGEAPGSSHGKDRTSLLVRAAASVDAEKAASASACHDFKFGDNQVSDALLARLFELGASAPRFVDAKRLHSTDVRVNQNRLQLPGRSPISRAFTDAEKARLRTSAGMPVPALDRRGREYEMTCKLWKADKHYRFMGQGWRSFREAHHLTIPKGARLTRRVEVELWAFRSRALPPPEGDGGGEEAGQHPDGALALVVLLRDDGEQEGVAAAAAPAESYTSMFRQLAAAAALLTVLIIMGGANKRKRDDDSKTGV from the coding sequence ATGGGGCCTTGGGGCGTTGATCGCAGCGGTAGAAGAGGCCGTGAGGGCCGCAAGGATGACGGCGCAATCTCGTGCGAAGGGAATGGAGGAGATCGGGAAGAGCGGAGCCCTAGGCGCGAGAACGGAGTATCGCGTCGCCCACCGCCGGAAAATCTCATGCATGACGTGATCAAAGGGAGGAATAATCATGGGGAAGCACCGGGAAGCAGTCACGGCAAGGACAGAACGTCCCTGCTGGTGCGCGCAGCGGCGTCGGTCGACGCAGAGAaggcggcgtcggcgtcggcatGCCATGACTTCAAGTTCGGCGACAACCAAGTCAGCGACGCGCTGCTCGCCCGCCTGTTCGAGCTCGGCGCGTCGGCCCCGCGGTTCGTGGACGCGAAGCGGCTGCATTCTACCGACGTCAGGGTCAACCAGAACCGGCTGCAGCTCCCTGGCCGGAGCCCGATCTCCCGGGCCTTCACGGACGCCGAGAAGGCCCGCCTCCGGACCTCCGCTGGGATGCCGGTGCCGGCGCTCGACCGCCGCGGCCGCGAGTACGAGATGACGTGCAAGCTGTGGAAGGCCGACAAGCACTACCGGTTCATGGGCCAGGGGTGGAGGAGTTTCCGGGAGGCCCACCACCTGACGATTCCCAAAGGGGCCCGCTTGACGCGTCGCGTCGAGGTCGAGCTGTGGGCGTTTCGCTcgcgcgcgctgccgccgcccgagggcgacggcggcggcgaggaggccggGCAGCACCCGGATGGCGCGCTCGCGCTGGTCGTGCTGCTccgcgacgacggcgagcaggaaggagtggcggcggcggcggcgcctgcgGAGAGTTACACGAGCATGTTTCGGCAGCTGGCGGCTGCAGCCGCGCTTTTGACAGTGCTGATAATAATGGGGGGAGCGAATAAGCGCAAGCGCGACGACGATTCAAAAACCGGGGTATGA
- the LOC112893676 gene encoding lysM domain receptor-like kinase 3: MPPHRLLPLLVLLLAASGAAAAAAGGNATSAPLACSELSRVCTAFLAFPAAGAGAANATLLESMFDAAPGDITADAAASPGYAFVRKNCSCLPSRTYLANTTYTIPSSAAASGAPNATAADVAAAAYAGLAVPPPGGAAQRPPRPGAVVALHLLCGCSSGPWNYLLSYVGVDGDTVESLSSRFGASMDAIEAANAMAGPDPITAGKVYYIPLNSVPGQAYVALPPPPAPAPAPTDNTLPETPDHHSTKFPYGWVIGSMGVALALIAVALLALALWKFFGHNLQDPNNQGKSPDQHKFQLLKSGSFCYGSGRYLCCQFGNAKPTRADGGDHHTSVPKGVAADVFDREKPIVFTYEEILTSTDSFSDANLLGHGTYGSVYYGVLRDQEVAIKRMMATKTKEFIVEMKVLCKVHHASLVELIGYAASKDELFLVYEYSQNGSLKNHLHDPESKGYSSLSWIFRVQIALDAARGLEYIHEHTKDHYVHRDIKSSNILLDGSFRAKISDFGLAKLVVKSSDAEASVTKVVGTFGYLAPEYLRDGLATTKSDVYAFGIVLFELISGKEAITRAEGMGTSSTERRSLASVMLTALRKCPSSMYMGNLKDCIDRNLRDLYPHDCVYKMAMLAKQCVDEDPVLRPDMKQVVITLSQILLSSIEWESTQAGNSQVFSGLVAGR; encoded by the exons ATGCCGCcccaccgcctcctccccctcctcgtcctgctcctcgccgcctccggcgccgccgcagccgcagccgggGGGAACGCCACGTCGGCGCCGCTCGCCTGCTCCGAGCTCTCGCGCGTCTGCACGGCCTTCCTCGCGTTCCCggccgccggcgcgggggccgcCAATGCCACCCTGCTCGAGTCCATGTTCGACGCTGCGCCGGGGGACATCACCGCCGACGCCGCGGCCAGCCCCGGGTACGCCTTCGTGCGCAAGAACTGCTCCTGCCTCCCGTCGCGCACCTACCTCGCCAACACCACCTACACCATCCCCTCCTCGGCGGCGGCCTCGGGGGCGCCTAACGCCACCGCGGCCGATGTCGCGGCCGCGGCGTACGCGGGCCTCGCCGTACCGCCGCCGGGTGGGGCGGCgcagcggccgccgcgccccggtGCCGTGGTGGCGCTCCACCTGCTCTGCGGCTGCTCGTCCGGCCCCTGGAACTACCTCCTCAGCTACGTCGGCGTCGACGGGGACACGGTGGAGTCGCTGTCGAGCAGGTTCGGGGCGAGCATGGATGCCATCGAGGCTGCCAATGCCATGGCCGGCCCGGACCCCATCACCGCCGGGAAGGTGTACTACATCCCACTCAACTCAG TTCCTGGACAGGCATATGTTGCACTAccccctcctcctgctcctgcccCAGCACCAACAGATAACACATTGCCAG AGACACCAGATCACCATTCAACCAAATTTCCTTATGGATGGGTTATTGGCAGTATGGGAGTTGCACTTGCTTTAATTGCTGTTGCTCTCCTTGCACTTGCCCTATGGAAATTCTTTGGACACAATCTCCAAGATCCTAATAACCAGGGAAAGAGCCCAGACCAGCATAAGTTTCAACTCCTTAAAAGTGGTAGTTTCTGTTATGGTTCTGGAAGATACTTGTGTTGCCAATTTGGAAATGCGAAGCCAACAAGAGCAGATGGTGGTGATCATCATACCAGTGTCCCCAAAG GTGTGGCAGCAGATGTGTTTGATAGGGAGAAGCCCATTGTGTTTACATATGAGGAAATACTCACATCAACTGACTCATTTTCTGATGCAAATCTTCTCGGTCATGGTACATATGGTTCTGTCTATTATGGTGTTCTCCGGGACCAG GAGGTTGCGATAAAGAGAATGATGGCCACTAAAACTAAAGAATTTATAGTGGAGATGAAAGTTCTTTGTAAGGTTCATCATGCTAGTCTG GTAGAGTTGATTGGCTATGCAGCAAGTAAGGATGAGCTTTTCCTGGTTTATGAGTACTCCCAAAATGGTTCACTCAAAAATCATCTACACGATCCTGAAAGCAAGG GGTACTCATCACTTTCATGGATCTTTAGAGTCCAGATTGCACTTGATGCTGCTAGAGGACTCGAATACATTCATGAGCACACAAAGGATCATTATGTTCATAGAGACATTAAATCAAGTAATATCTTGCTTGATGGTTCCTTCAGAGCAAAG ATTTCAGATTTTGGCCTTGCAAAACTAGTAGTGAAATCCAGTGATGCAGAGGCTTCTGTCACTAAGGTTGTTGGTACTTTTGGCTATCTGGCCCCTGA ATACCTGCGAGATGGCCTGGCAACTACGAAGAGCGATGTCTATGCTTTCGGCATAGTACTTTTTGAGCTAATATCTGGAAAGGAGGCGATTACAAGAGCTGAAGGAATGGGCACAAGCTCAACTGAAAGGCGCTCATTGGCATCAGTT ATGTTGACTGCTCTAAGGAAATGTCCTAGTTCAATGTATATGGGGAACCTGAAAGACTGCATTGATCGTAATCTAAGGGACCTGTATCCTCATGACTGTGTGTACAAG ATGGCCATGCTAGCGAAACAGTGCGTGGACGAAGACCCTGTTCTACGGCCCGACATGAAGCAGGTGGTGATCACACTCTCGCAAATACTGCTGTCGTCCATCGAGTGGGAGTCGACGCAGGCTGGGAACAGCCAAGTGTTCAGTGGTCTTGTGGCAGGGAGGTGA
- the LOC112893678 gene encoding uncharacterized protein LOC112893678 — MGKQPNTHLSVRPFPTTRSQPRRQRATSAQLHGDGRPRVSLAEPGRVVCLLRDAEGRWHAGAIAAAVDNMCSAVVFTVQGAPGTVHYSLSYFSPAHPGVRARAETKSRWRGDW, encoded by the exons ATGGGAAAACAACCAAACACCCATCTTTCAGTCAGGCCCTTCCCGACCACGCGATCTCAACCCCGCCGCCAGCGAGCGACAAGCGCTCAGCTCCATGGTGATGGCCGGCCGCGCGTCTCCCTCGCCGAGCCCGGCCGCGTGGTCTGCTTGCTCCGC GACGCGGAGGGTAGGTGGCACGCCGGGGCTatcgcggcggcggtggacaaCATGTGCTCGGCGGTGGTGTTCACGGTGCAGGGCGCGCCGGGCACCGTCCACTACAGCTTGTCCTACTTCTCGCCCGCCCATcccggcgtgcgcgcgcgcgctga GACGAAGTCGAGATGGAGGGGCGACTGGTGA
- the LOC112893677 gene encoding acyl-coenzyme A thioesterase 13-like, which translates to MGDEARARRLTAIARKWLVDPRVGYSGDLHPAASERQELSCMVMAGARVSLAEPGRVVCSLSVRAPLTDAEGRWHAGAVAAAVDNMCSAVVFTVEGAPTVTVQYSLSYFSPAHPDDEVEMEGRVVSRKGKLTSVAVEVRKKKSGELVAIGRQWVAPAWPIKSNKSSKL; encoded by the exons ATGGGCGACGAGGCGAGGGCGCGGCGGCTGACCGCCATCGCGAGGAAGTGGCTGGTGGACCCCCGCGTCGGGTACTCCGGCGATCTCCACCCCGCCGCCAGCGAGCGACAAGAGCTCAGCTGCATGGTGATGGCCGGCGCGCGCGTCTCCCTCGCCGAGCCCGGCCGCGTGGTCTGCTCGCTAAGCGTGCGCGCCCCGCTCACG GACGCGGAGGGGAGGTGGCACGCCGGGGCGGTCGCCGCGGCGGTGGACAATATGTGCTCGGCGGTGGTGTTCACGGTGGAGGGCGCGCCCACGGTCACCGTCCAGTACAGCCTGTCCTACTTCTCGCCGGCCCATCCCGAC GACGAAGTCGAGATGGAGGGGCGAGTGGTGAGCCGGAAGGGGAAGCTGACGTCTGTGGCGGTGGAGGTGCGCAAGAAAAAGTCCGGCGAGCTGGTTGCAATCGGGAGGCAGTGGGTGGCACCTGCCTGGCCAATCAAGAGCAACAAAAGCAGCAAACTCTGA